The genome window TTCAAGATTATGCCCTATTCCCTAATATGACTGTAATGCAAAATCTGTTATTTGCTAGCAATGATCTTAAATTTGCTACTGAACTTTTGGAGTTTATAGAGCTTTTAGAGTTTAAAAATGCCCTACCTAGCACTCTCTCAGGTGGCCAAAAGCAACGCATAGCATTAGCTAGAGCGCTTATGAGACGTCCTAAAATACTGCTTTTAGATGAGCCGTTATCTGCTTTAGATATGAGCTTACGCACTAAATTGCAAGAGTATTTAATCCAAATTCACAAAAAATACTCCATGAGCATAATCTTAGTCAGCCATGATAAGCACGAAATTTATAGACTTGCAAGCCGCATTTATGAGATTAATAATGGTAAAATAGTTCGATCTGGCTCACCAAAAGAGCTATTTTTAAGCTCTAATTTAGATGATAATATCAATCTATTAGCCACAATTTTAGACATCAATGATAATACAATCACTTGCGAACACGCAAATCAAATTTATCAAATAAATCAAACTACTCAAAATAGAAATTTAAAAGTAGGCGATACTATTACTCTAAGCGCTAAAATATCAAATTTAAAGATTAGCAAATGATTGACTGGACTCCATTTTTACTATCGTTTAAACTAGCTTTTATATCAACAATTATACTATTTTTTATCTGTTTGCCTCTTGCTTATATAATAGCTAGGTCTGAGTTTAAATTAAAGCCAATTATTGAGAGCATTATATCACTTCCTCTTGTATTGCCTCCATCGGTGCTTGGATTTTATATATTGATATTTTTATCTCCATACTCATTTTTGGGCGAGTTTATGCAAAAGCATTTTGATATTAGACTTGTTTTTAACTTTACTGGCCTTGTTATTGCTAGTTGTATCTACTCTTTACCATTTATGTTTGCTCCTATTTTATCTGGATTTAAATCTTTGCCAAACTCTTTAATTGAAGCTAGTTATAGTCTTGGCAAAGGCAAAATTACTACACTATTTAAAGTAGCAATGCCAAATATTAAACCATCTTTATTAAGTGCAATTATCATTAGTTTTGCTCATACTTTGGGTGAATTTGGAGTAATTTTGATGATTGGCGGAAGTATTGAAGGAGAGACTAAAGTTGCTAGTATTGCTATATATGACGCAGTTGAGATTTTAGATTATAAATTAGCTCATATATATTCAGGAGTTATGCTTGCAATTAGCTTTACAGTGTTATTTTTAGTATATTTTATCAACCAAAAAATAGAAAAAAAATAGTATAATACCTGGTTTATTTTAAAGGATTTTAATGAAAAATATAATTATTTCTTTGCTTATTGCTTTAACATTTATAGGTTGTGGTAAATCTATACAAACTAGCTATCTATCTACATCAGATCCGGTATTTATCACTGAAAATATAAAAGGCAAAAGCTTTAGCATAGCCTCACAAAATTTCACACCAAATTTTGAGCAAAATTTAAGCAAAGCATTAGAGAAAAACGGCTATAAAAAAGCTATAAAAAATCCAGATATCGCTATCAAAATAGCTCTAAATTATATACGCAAAAATAGTGATATTAGAAATAATAACTTTATGGAATTTGGGTTTGGTAGTGGTGGATTTAGAAGAATCGGCTTTGGTAGCGGATTTGGTGGCGGCTATGAAAGTGAGTATTTTTATGATGCTCAAGCCTCTTTATATATCGCTATTAATAACGGCAAAGATTATCAAACAAATTTAAACCTACAAAGTCAAAAATCTAGCTTTGATTATGGCCTAAACCAAACTAAAGATAATTTTGAATCTAAAATAATAGATAAGATTATAGAAATTTTAAATGGCTTTTAATATAATCTAGGAGTTAAAAGCTCTTAGATTATATTAAAACACAATATTTTTTATCATTAAAATAAACATAATTATATAAAGCCCCAAAGCTAATTTTTTTTGAATTTGCTTATTTGCTCTATGGCCAACTTTAACACCAAAATATACCCCAATTATCGAGCCAATACCTATCATTAAACCGGTTTTATAATCTACTAAATCAGCATTTGCCAAACTAATAAGCCCAGCAAATGAGCTAAATACTACAAAAAATAACCCAATTGATACTGCCTTTTTAATATCCATTTTTAAAAATCCAACAAATATCGGAGTTAAAAATAAAGCCCCACCAAGACCAACAGATATAGCTATGGCACCGACAAATACCCCTACACCAAACATTATAGGCTTTGAGATCTCTTTTGGATTTGTATTTTGTACATCGGCTTTAAAAAATTTAATTATCGCAACCAAAAGCATAAAAAGCACAACTAGTTTAAGCACTATACTAGGAGTATTAGCAACAATTAACCCGCTAAAACTCGCTCCAACAAGCCCACCAATTCCAACTATAATCCCATCATTTAGCACTAATTTTTTATTTTTATAATTCACATAACTACCAAATAACGCTCCCATAAACATCTGAAGCACACTAATACCAATTGCACTTTTAATATCAAAACCTAAATTTAGTAGTATTGGAACCAATATCGTACCACCACCAATACCAAAAAATCCACTAACAAACCCAATTCCCATACCAATTAAGACAAAGATAATAAACGCTGTAATTATCGCCATCATAGGCATATTATCAAACATTATTAAACCAAATTCGCCAACCATTTTTATACCTTAAATTTAATACCAAATTATAATAATCTTAATATAAAACTAGCTTTAAAAGATTAAATTTTAAGATTGATAAAGAAAATTTTTTGTATAATATTTTTTTAAAAAAACTTTTTGGAGATAAAATGCTTTTATATGATCCCACTATATATTTTAGAGAAATTTTAAGCAGATATCCACGCTCATATCTAGCCGAAGATGAGACTCAAGCAATTATAGGAATTGATTGTGAATATATAAGTGGAGATGATTTTGCTAAGCTAAATGATAGGATTAAAAATGGCAATAAAATCTCAAATTTTGCCGGACTTTTTGGAATTTTAAGCTATGAAGCAGTATATAAATTTGAAAAAATTGGCGATATCAAACCTATGCTTTATGAGTTTCCACTATATCATTATAGCGATGCTAAAGCATATTTGCACTATGATAAACAAAGTAAAATTTATAGTTTTTATGGAGATAGCATCTACTTTAAAGAGCTTGAAAATATAAAACCTCAAAATATCCAAAATCAAAACTACTTCTACACTATAAAAAGTGATTTAAAAAATGAAAAAGAACACTATTTAAATATGATCCAAACTGCCAAAAAATATATAAAAAGTGGGGATATATTTCAAGTTGTTCTATCTAAAACCTTAGAGTTAGAGAGTGATTTTGATCCACTTGAGTTTTATGAAATTTTAAAAATACAAAATCCTAGCCCATATATGTTTTACTATCCAAGCGAATTTGGAATTATAGTAGGTAGTAGCCCTGAGCTTGTAGTAGAGATTAAAAAGGGTATAATCCACACAAGCCCAATTGCTGGTACAAGAAAGCGTGGAGTAGATGCCAATGAAGATGAGAGTATAAAAAAAGAGCTTTTAAGTGATGAAAAAGAGCTTAGCGAGCATAGAATGCTTATTGATTTAGCTAGAAATGATATAGGTAAATTTGCTCTTAGAGGCAGCATAAAGGTAGTAAATCCAATGCATATCAAACTCTATGAAAGTGTAATGCATATTGTAAGCGATATCTATGCAGAGCTAAGTCCATCATCAACTCCACTTAAAGCTCTTACTACTATTTTTCCAGCTGGGACACTTAGTGGTAGTCCAAAAATTAGAGCAATGCAGATTATAAATGAGCTTGAGAGTTATAGTCGTGGAATTTATGGCGGAGGGATTGGTTTTTGGCATTTTAATGGAGATATACAGATGGCTATTCTTATTCGTTCAGCTATCTTTACTAAAAATTTAAATTCAACTTCAAATAGAGTATTTATCGGTGCTGGAGCTGGAATTGTCTGGGATAGCGTTGCTCAAAATGAGTATGATGAGATCTGCAATAAACGCAAAAGCTGTCTAAAAATATTTGAAAAATACGCAACCCAAAGGGATTAAACCAATGATTTTAATGATTGATAATTATGATAGCTTTGTTTATAATATATACCAATATCTCTTAGATACAACTAGTGAATCTATAAAATGCGTGCGAAATGATGAGATTAGCATTGATGAGATTAAAAGATTAAAACCTAGCAAGATCATCTTAAGTCCAGGTCCAAAACATCCTAAAGATAGTGGAGTTTGTATTGATATTTTAAAGGCAAATTTAGGTATTCCAATTCTTGGAATTTGTCTTGGTCATCAAGCAATCGCTCTAGTAAATGGTGCCGATATTAAGGTTCTTAATACTCCAGTTCATGGCAAAACTAGTCAAATTCAAACTCAAAATAGTAGCATTATATTTAAAGGATTGCCAAAAAGTTTTAGCGTAATGAGATACCACTCACTATATGTTGATAATCTACCGCCAAATTTACAAGTTACAGCTTATAGCAGCGATGGAATTATTATGGCATTAGAGGATAAAGATAGGCAAATTTTTGGTATTCAGTTTCATCCTGAAAGCTTTTTTAGTCAATATGGAAAGCAGATAATTGCCAATTTTGTCTCATTAAATAAATCTAAAGATCAAATTCAAGAAAAAGCAAATTTTGCTCCATTTCTTACTAAATTACAAAAAGGCTTTCCTTTAGATGCTAGTGATTATGAGATAATATGCAAAGAAATTTATAATAAAAACTACGATGATGTACAACTAGGCGCTCTTTTGGTGCTAATAAGCGAAAAGTCGCTATATCCAGATAGTCTAGCTGCACTTGTTAAAAATATACTAAAATACTCTACAACCTATAGCGATAACTCGCCTATGATTGATATAGTAGGTACTGGTGGAGATGCACTAAAGACCATAAATGTATCTACTACAGTAAGCTTTATTTTAGCTGCTTTAGGAACTAAAGTAGCCAAGCATGGAAACAAAGCTATAACATCAAAAAGTGGAAGTAGCGATATTTTAAATCAGATTGGAATAAATCTTGATAGCGATATAGAGCGTCTAAAATCTCAATTAAACGAGCAAAATCTAGCCTTTTTTCACGCTCCATATTTTCATCCTATAACTGCAGCAGTAAAAGATGTAAGGCTAAGGCTTGGAATTGGAAGCGTTTTTAATATTCTTGGGCCTTTATTAAATCCAAATTTAAATCTAACCAATCAAGTTGTAGGCAACTACTTAGAAGATGTAAATGAGTTAATCGCACATACTCTACTTAATCTAGGTAGAAAACACGCTTTAGTAGTTCATGGTATGGATGGTATGGATGAGATTACTCTATGTGATGAGACGCTAATTCACGAAGTAAAAGATGGTAAAATTTTAGAGTATAAAATCACGCCTGAGCAGTTTGGTTTTGATAGAGCATTTCATGCTGATATTGCTGGAGGTGATGCTAGCTATAATGCTGATATTTTAAGAGCTACGCTAAAAGGAGAGCTTAGCGGGGCTAAATTTGATATAGTGCTTTTAAATGCTATGTTTGCTCTATATGCTGCTAATCAAGCTACCTCGCCTATGGTTGCTAAAGATATAATATTAAACGCTATAAATAGTGGTAAGGTTTGGGAATTTTATAAAAACTACACCGGAGATAATAAGTGAAAGAGAGTAAGGAATATCTAACTACTCAATTAATTAGTTATTTAGGAAACAAAAGAACACTCCTAAATAGCATCGAAGAAGTAATAATTGATATTAAAAGCGAACTTAAAAAAGACCGCATTGAGTTTGCCGATGTATTTAGCGGTAGCGGAGTAGTTTCACGCCTTGCAAAGGCTCATTCTAGCTTAGTTTTGGCTAATGATTTAGAAAGATATTCATATATTATAAACTCTTGCTATCTATCAAACTCTAGCTTAGATTTATTAAATACATTAAAAGAGTATTACGCTCAAATTCAAAATAATTTTACTCCAAAAGAGAGTTTTATCAGTGAGCTTTATGCCCCAAAGGACGATAATAATATAAAAAGTGGCGAACGGGTATTTTATTCTCGCTCAAACGCTTTAATCATCGGTGGATTACGCCACGCTATAGAGCAAATACCAGCTGAATTTCAAAACTTTTTTATCGCTCCTTTACTTAGCAAGGCTTCAGTGCATTCAAATACTGGTGGAGTTTTTAAAGGCTTTTATAAGGATAAAAATGGAATAGGTAAATTTGGCGGAAGTGGAGAGAATGCTTTAAGTAGAATACTTGGTAAAATCACTCTTGAGATGCCAGTATTTTCAAATTTCAAAAGCGAATTTAAAGCGTTTCAAAATGATGCCTTAGAATTTGCCAAAGTTGCCCCGTCTGTGGATATAGCATATTTTGACCCTCCTTATAATCAGCATCCATATGGCTCAAACTATTTTATGCTAAATTTAATTAGTGATTTTAAAGCACCCAATATAGATAAAATCAGCACAATAAGCGGAATACCAGATAATTGGAACCGCTCAAATTACAATAAAAAAGCCTTAGCAAGTAAGGAATTTTTCAATCTTTTAAGCGAATTTAGAGCTAAATATTTAGTAATATCTTTTAATTCTGAAGGCTTTATAACAAATGATGAGTTTATATCTAATTTAAGTAAAATAGGTAAAGTATATACTAAAGAGATAAAATATCCAGCATATAGAGCAAGTAGAAATTTAAATAATAGAGAGCTATATGTAACTGAGTATCTTTATATTATTAAAAAGGATATTAAATGAGCATTTTGGTTAAGATATGCGGAATTAAAAGCCAAAATGAGGCACAAAGTGTCTGTGAAGTTAATTTTAATGGCAAAAGAGTAGATTTTATAGGAGTTATCCTAGCTAAAAGCCCACGCCAAGTAGATCTAGATACAGCCAAAAAGATAGTAAATATAGCCCATAGCTATAAAATAAAAGCCGTAGGAGTTTATGATAGTAATAATTTAGATGAGATTTTAAATAGTGCTTTAGAGGCTAAATTTGATGTAGTTCAAATTTACACTCAAGCAAGCAAACAAGACTTTGCAAAATTTAGCTCAAATAGTATAAAATTATGGCAAGCATGTAGCGTAGGCTCAATATTGCCAGATTTAAATCAAAATTGCGATCTTGTTTTATATGATGCTAAGGGGGTAAATTTAGGCGGCAATGGAGTTAGCTTTGATTGGAGCCTTTTAGATGGAGTTAAGAGCGAATTTGGTCTAGCTGGCGGCTTAGGCGTGCATAATGTTAAAGATGCATTAAAAAGCGGGGCAATTTTGCTAGATTTTAATAGCAAATTAGAAGATAATAATAATATGGTTAAAGATCCAAAAAAAATATATGAGATATTAAAAATTATAAGGAATTAAAATATGAATGCAAAAGCTTATTTTGGTAAATTTGGAGGGCAGTTTGTCCCTGAGACTGTAATGAGTGCGTTAATAGAGCTTGAAGAAGCCTATGAAAAGATTGCAAAAAGCGATGAGTTTAAAAGTGAGCTTAATGAACTTTTAAAAGATTATGTAGGAAGACCTAGCCCGCTATATCACGCTAAAAGACTTAGCAAGCATTATGGGCATAATATCTATCTAAAAAGAGAGGATTTAAACCATACTGGAGCGCATAAAATCAATAACGCCCTAGCTCAAGCTCTACTAGCAAAAAAAATGGGAAAAACAAAAATAATGGCTGAGACTGGAGCTGGACAACACGGAGTAGCTACAGCTACAGCAGCTGCTCTTTTAGGTTTAGAGTGCGATGTATATATGGGTGAGTGCGATACTAAGCGTCAAGCGTTAAATGTCTATAAAATGGAGCTTTTAGGTGCAAATGTAGTGCCTATTAGTGATGGACTTGGTACATTAAAAGAGGCTACAACTGCAGCTATTCAAGCTTGGGTAAATGAGATTGAAAGTAGATTTTATGTAATTGGCTCAGCCGTAGGACCTCATCCATATCCAAAGATTGTTAGAGATTTTCAAACTGTAATTGGCTCTGAGGCAAAAGCTCAGCTAGAAGAAAAAGGTGTAAAACCTGATTATATCATCGCTTGTGTTGGCGGAGGTAGCAATGCTATTGGGATATTTTCAGCCTTTATTGATGACCCAAGTGTAAATATAATCGGAATTGAAGCTGCAGGGCTAGGAATTGAGACAAAGTATCACGCCGCTACACTAACTAAAGGTAATGAAGGGATAATTCACGGAATGAAAACTATAGTCTTGCAAGATGAATTTGGTATGATTTTACCAGTACATAGTATCAGTGCTGGGCTAGATTATCCTGGTGTTGGGCCAGAGCATGCACACTTGCAAGATATAGGAAGAGTAAGCTACTACGCAGTTAGCGATGATGAGTGCATTAATGCTTTAAGACTCTTATCAAAACTTGAAGGTATAATTCCAGCCATAGAAAGCTCACACGCCCTAGCCTATTTAGATAAGCTATGTCCTACGCTGCAAAAACGCTCAAATATTGTAGTAAATGTAAGTGGTAGAGGAGATAAAGATATGCATACTATAATGGATTATAAAAAAGGAACAATATATGGATAAGATAGCAAATGCCTTTAAAGACAAAAAAGCAAATATCGGCTACATTGTAGCTGGATATCCTAGTTTAGAATACAGCAAAGAGTTTTTAAATTCACTTGATGATAGCGTGCTTGATATAATTGAGATTGGTATTCCTTACTCTGATCCTTTAGCAGATGGCAAGCTCATAGCCAATGCAGCATTTCAAGCATGCAATAACGGAGTAAATACAACAAAAGTTTTTGATATGCTAAAAGATGTTAAAACCTCTAAAGCATTAGTATTTTTAGTATATTACAATATTATTTTAGCTTATGGCGAAGATAAATTTTTACGCCAAAGTTTAGAGTGCGGTATTAGTGGAATTTTAGTACCTGATATGCCTTATGAAGAGAGCTGCGAGTTTGCTCTTAAATGTCAGCAATATGGCATTAGCTTAATTCGCCTTATTGCCCCTACAAGCACTAAACGCTCAAAAGAGATTCTAAGCGGCTCTAGTGGATTTATATATGCTGTTGGCTCTCTTGGCGTAACAGGTGGAGAACAAAGCTCACTAGATAGACTCAAAGATATGATTAAGTTTATAAAAGACAATACCAATTTACCAGTTGCAGTTGGGTTTGGGATTAAAAACTCAAATGATGTCAAAAAGACTAAAGAGTATGCAGATGGCGCAATTATAGGCACAAAAATTGTAGAGATTACAAGCAAATTTAATCCAACTACAGCGCATCAAAAGATCAAAGAATTATTTGAATAATAAGACTACTATAGCTAAATTTAAAACCAATTATGGGATTAAATTTAGCTAAAATTTTATAAATAATCTCTTTTAAAGTTAAATTTTGTATAATACTAACCAAAACTTAAGGAGATTATGATGCTAAATGCTATCAACTATGCTACTAGACACTTTTGCACTGATGTATTTGGTTATGAGATAAAAGAGGGAAAAAGTCTAGGAAAAGACCTATATGGTGCTAGTATTCCATTATATAAAGATGATATAGAGTTTCAATTTTATCTATATTTTAAAAAAGAGACTTTAGAGCTTTTTGTAGATAAACTATTTAACACTGAAGAGGCTAAAAAGACTGATTTAGGCGATTTAAGCAGAGAAGTTGCAAATCAAATAGTAGGTTATGCTAAGCACCTTTTAAGCGATAATAATAACGGAGTTTATAAACTTGGTACGCCTGAGTTTTTAGGTAAAGTTGAAAAATTTCCAGTAAGACTTGAAAAATCTCAAATTTTTAAAATAAAAAATAAAACATTTAAAATAGGCTACAAAAAAGCATGAACGAGATAAATTTAAGCCCAAATGGGCTATTTCATGGCTATGATGAGCTTTTAGATATTGGAGTAGAGTTTATCAGCGATCTTGGCATGACAACAATTAGCGTGCGAGAGCTTTTAAAGCTTGATGTAGGCTCAGTCATAGACCTCGAAAAGCCAGCTGGAGAGAGCGTAGAGCTATTTATAAATAATAGAATATTTGGTAAAGGTGAGGTAATGGTCTATGAAAAAAACCTTGCAATCCGTATAAATGAGATACTAGACTCAAAATCTGTAATCCAATACTTCAAAAGAGAGCAATTATGAAAATTTGGCTTTTAATGATTATGGCTATCCCGCTTTGGGCTGTAAATTTGCTTACTCATAATATATATGAAAGAGATGAAAGAGTAGATATTATGTTAAGCTTTGATGCGCCATATAGTGGCACTATCAAACAACAAAATAGCGACCAAATCACAAAGATTATCCTAAGTAATCTAACAATAAAAAATAAAATAAACAAAGAGATAAAATCAAATATACTCCAAAATATAAATTTCTCTTCAGCGGATAATTTAGCAACTTTAGAGCTTAAATCATCTAAGCCAATTGCAATCATAGCGTCTAAAACTAGTGATAAATTTGGCCTTAGAATTCGCATAACACCACAAGCTAAAACTACAAATAAGCAAGTAACCGCCACGCCAGCACAGACCTCTACGCCAAAAGAACAGCCTACATCACTAGCTAATATTCCAACCAAAAAAGATAGTGGCGATGATATATATACAAAATATATTATTGTGATTTTAGTGCTTTTTGCAATATTTGTATTTTCTATGTATATAAAAACTAAATATATCAAAAAAAATCTAAAAACAAAAGCCGTTAAACCAACCAATCAAACCCAAACATCAACAATAACTTCAAAGGCTAAACCATTTGAAATAACTACGCAAAAGGTTACAAATTCTATTTCAAATAGCAGTTTTAATTGGAATTTAAATGATGAGAGTATAGATGTAATATATGAAAAACCTCTAGATAATCAAAACAAAGTAGTACTACTAAACTATGAAAACCAAAAATATCTAATATTAGTTGGCAGCTCAAATGTTCTATTAGATAAATTTGGTGAAGAAAAAATAAAAAATAAAGATGACTTTGAGCTATTTTTCGAACAAAATAAGCAAAAACTTGGCAGCTACCTACAAGAGCGTAAAAATGCCCTAAGTAGCTATAAAGATATGATGGATAAAGAGTCGATTTAAATTCAAAAAAAGGAAAAATATGAACATTAAAAATCTAGATGACTTAAAAAAATTTACCGATGAGATTCGCTCTCAAGCTGGCTATAAAGACCCAATTGCATTTGCAATAGGTAGAAGCATTAAAGGAAAATCAGCCAAAACAATCAGCGTAAATTACGCAGTAGTAAATATGAATGAAAACTACGGAAGTGCAGCTGTATTAAGCTGGGCAATTGAAAAAAATGGTATAAAAATCGATAATAGCGGGAGCGAATTTGTAGCACCGATTAACTCAGCCATTACAGCTGATGCGCTTAATGTATTTGATTTTTTATTAGATGAATGCGAAGGTGATAAGCATAAAAATGTCCAAAATCTACTCGTAATAGATGAGATTTTAAATGATGGCGAGATGG of Campylobacter vicugnae contains these proteins:
- a CDS encoding sulfite exporter TauE/SafE family protein; this encodes MVGEFGLIMFDNMPMMAIITAFIIFVLIGMGIGFVSGFFGIGGGTILVPILLNLGFDIKSAIGISVLQMFMGALFGSYVNYKNKKLVLNDGIIVGIGGLVGASFSGLIVANTPSIVLKLVVLFMLLVAIIKFFKADVQNTNPKEISKPIMFGVGVFVGAIAISVGLGGALFLTPIFVGFLKMDIKKAVSIGLFFVVFSSFAGLISLANADLVDYKTGLMIGIGSIIGVYFGVKVGHRANKQIQKKLALGLYIIMFILMIKNIVF
- a CDS encoding anthranilate synthase component I family protein; this translates as MLLYDPTIYFREILSRYPRSYLAEDETQAIIGIDCEYISGDDFAKLNDRIKNGNKISNFAGLFGILSYEAVYKFEKIGDIKPMLYEFPLYHYSDAKAYLHYDKQSKIYSFYGDSIYFKELENIKPQNIQNQNYFYTIKSDLKNEKEHYLNMIQTAKKYIKSGDIFQVVLSKTLELESDFDPLEFYEILKIQNPSPYMFYYPSEFGIIVGSSPELVVEIKKGIIHTSPIAGTRKRGVDANEDESIKKELLSDEKELSEHRMLIDLARNDIGKFALRGSIKVVNPMHIKLYESVMHIVSDIYAELSPSSTPLKALTTIFPAGTLSGSPKIRAMQIINELESYSRGIYGGGIGFWHFNGDIQMAILIRSAIFTKNLNSTSNRVFIGAGAGIVWDSVAQNEYDEICNKRKSCLKIFEKYATQRD
- the fliN gene encoding flagellar motor switch protein FliN, giving the protein MNEINLSPNGLFHGYDELLDIGVEFISDLGMTTISVRELLKLDVGSVIDLEKPAGESVELFINNRIFGKGEVMVYEKNLAIRINEILDSKSVIQYFKREQL
- a CDS encoding chemotaxis protein CheX, with product MLNAINYATRHFCTDVFGYEIKEGKSLGKDLYGASIPLYKDDIEFQFYLYFKKETLELFVDKLFNTEEAKKTDLGDLSREVANQIVGYAKHLLSDNNNGVYKLGTPEFLGKVEKFPVRLEKSQIFKIKNKTFKIGYKKA
- the trpD gene encoding anthranilate phosphoribosyltransferase; translation: MILMIDNYDSFVYNIYQYLLDTTSESIKCVRNDEISIDEIKRLKPSKIILSPGPKHPKDSGVCIDILKANLGIPILGICLGHQAIALVNGADIKVLNTPVHGKTSQIQTQNSSIIFKGLPKSFSVMRYHSLYVDNLPPNLQVTAYSSDGIIMALEDKDRQIFGIQFHPESFFSQYGKQIIANFVSLNKSKDQIQEKANFAPFLTKLQKGFPLDASDYEIICKEIYNKNYDDVQLGALLVLISEKSLYPDSLAALVKNILKYSTTYSDNSPMIDIVGTGGDALKTINVSTTVSFILAALGTKVAKHGNKAITSKSGSSDILNQIGINLDSDIERLKSQLNEQNLAFFHAPYFHPITAAVKDVRLRLGIGSVFNILGPLLNPNLNLTNQVVGNYLEDVNELIAHTLLNLGRKHALVVHGMDGMDEITLCDETLIHEVKDGKILEYKITPEQFGFDRAFHADIAGGDASYNADILRATLKGELSGAKFDIVLLNAMFALYAANQATSPMVAKDIILNAINSGKVWEFYKNYTGDNK
- a CDS encoding DNA adenine methylase translates to MKESKEYLTTQLISYLGNKRTLLNSIEEVIIDIKSELKKDRIEFADVFSGSGVVSRLAKAHSSLVLANDLERYSYIINSCYLSNSSLDLLNTLKEYYAQIQNNFTPKESFISELYAPKDDNNIKSGERVFYSRSNALIIGGLRHAIEQIPAEFQNFFIAPLLSKASVHSNTGGVFKGFYKDKNGIGKFGGSGENALSRILGKITLEMPVFSNFKSEFKAFQNDALEFAKVAPSVDIAYFDPPYNQHPYGSNYFMLNLISDFKAPNIDKISTISGIPDNWNRSNYNKKALASKEFFNLLSEFRAKYLVISFNSEGFITNDEFISNLSKIGKVYTKEIKYPAYRASRNLNNRELYVTEYLYIIKKDIK
- a CDS encoding phosphoribosylanthranilate isomerase, with translation MSILVKICGIKSQNEAQSVCEVNFNGKRVDFIGVILAKSPRQVDLDTAKKIVNIAHSYKIKAVGVYDSNNLDEILNSALEAKFDVVQIYTQASKQDFAKFSSNSIKLWQACSVGSILPDLNQNCDLVLYDAKGVNLGGNGVSFDWSLLDGVKSEFGLAGGLGVHNVKDALKSGAILLDFNSKLEDNNNMVKDPKKIYEILKIIRN
- a CDS encoding sulfate/molybdate ABC transporter ATP-binding protein, whose product is MIHFHCQKSFDGFKLDLEFKINNGEFVALYGKSGSGKSTILRLLAGFDKPNSGVISNDEQIYYNKNIFLPPQKRNIGYLFQDYALFPNMTVMQNLLFASNDLKFATELLEFIELLEFKNALPSTLSGGQKQRIALARALMRRPKILLLDEPLSALDMSLRTKLQEYLIQIHKKYSMSIILVSHDKHEIYRLASRIYEINNGKIVRSGSPKELFLSSNLDDNINLLATILDINDNTITCEHANQIYQINQTTQNRNLKVGDTITLSAKISNLKISK
- the trpA gene encoding tryptophan synthase subunit alpha — its product is MDKIANAFKDKKANIGYIVAGYPSLEYSKEFLNSLDDSVLDIIEIGIPYSDPLADGKLIANAAFQACNNGVNTTKVFDMLKDVKTSKALVFLVYYNIILAYGEDKFLRQSLECGISGILVPDMPYEESCEFALKCQQYGISLIRLIAPTSTKRSKEILSGSSGFIYAVGSLGVTGGEQSSLDRLKDMIKFIKDNTNLPVAVGFGIKNSNDVKKTKEYADGAIIGTKIVEITSKFNPTTAHQKIKELFE
- the trpB gene encoding tryptophan synthase subunit beta, which encodes MNAKAYFGKFGGQFVPETVMSALIELEEAYEKIAKSDEFKSELNELLKDYVGRPSPLYHAKRLSKHYGHNIYLKREDLNHTGAHKINNALAQALLAKKMGKTKIMAETGAGQHGVATATAAALLGLECDVYMGECDTKRQALNVYKMELLGANVVPISDGLGTLKEATTAAIQAWVNEIESRFYVIGSAVGPHPYPKIVRDFQTVIGSEAKAQLEEKGVKPDYIIACVGGGSNAIGIFSAFIDDPSVNIIGIEAAGLGIETKYHAATLTKGNEGIIHGMKTIVLQDEFGMILPVHSISAGLDYPGVGPEHAHLQDIGRVSYYAVSDDECINALRLLSKLEGIIPAIESSHALAYLDKLCPTLQKRSNIVVNVSGRGDKDMHTIMDYKKGTIYG
- the modB gene encoding molybdate ABC transporter permease subunit translates to MIDWTPFLLSFKLAFISTIILFFICLPLAYIIARSEFKLKPIIESIISLPLVLPPSVLGFYILIFLSPYSFLGEFMQKHFDIRLVFNFTGLVIASCIYSLPFMFAPILSGFKSLPNSLIEASYSLGKGKITTLFKVAMPNIKPSLLSAIIISFAHTLGEFGVILMIGGSIEGETKVASIAIYDAVEILDYKLAHIYSGVMLAISFTVLFLVYFINQKIEKK